A single window of Lepeophtheirus salmonis chromosome 2, UVic_Lsal_1.4, whole genome shotgun sequence DNA harbors:
- the LOC121132461 gene encoding uncharacterized protein — protein MTSLPLSPGLKIGIYDEHEQAIASMDTAEDSSQASEPCDDSGSSSSGSDSESDNNNASSSSSSSNEDEGSSPKCAICLYKLKTQLLGTPKSCSHTFCLLCIQEWTKNVNTCPIDRKTFQSICVKEALEGPILREEPISKDKKEVKEPEILVFDTQTFCERCGSGEQEDSLLLCDGCDLGYHTYCLNPVLNAVPSGRWYCPTCSSNGLHSDYLINRESVSRTIEYVRIVKRVRRQRGSTRTASHKKRRSKKLTKRQRRKIKRDVKKRELKKKREEASIFDGPAGFSLFSDPNGLINIEDDEEHTPIPSTSVMTPAEAYRSLLEASKKDTKKVIAADETGCDLLSTIIGESSSWKKTAVKRQTEFNPRKEIYTKSEHIAGPSSSVISTMASRSIMLNKELAKKKVATDKKSPNKESNPVKNKNVKKNLDYLFESPENEPSTSSSNLSNGVTVAPIESKMTSSSVKCKESTNSIEVMKNKKMISQTSNKQLESKVKFQNEIAATVKKYLKPQYLKNIISKESYKIIMSKSVDKVYQGSKDRTQKLCENNIKHLVLAYVDRYKIDDSKRAQA, from the exons ATGACCAGTCTTCCTCTCTCTCCTGGtttaaaaataggaatttaTGACGAACATGAACAGGCTATAGCAAGCATGGACACCGCTGAAGACTCTTCTCAAGCTTCGGAGCCTTGCGACGACTCTGGCTCATCTTCTTCTGGCTCAGATTCCGAATCAGATAATAATAATGcatcttcctcctcctcttcttcgAATGAAGATGAGGGATCCTCTCCTAAGTGTGCCATTTgtctttacaaattaaaaactcaATTGCTTGGAACTCCCAAGTCCTGCTCTCACACATTCTGCCTTCTTTGTATTCAGGAATGGaccaaaaatgtaaatacttGTCCCATCGACAGAAAAACCTTCCAATCCATATGCGTAAAAGAGGCTCTTGAGGGCCCAATCCTCCGAGAAGAACCCATTTCCAAAgacaaaaaagaagtaaaagaGCCGGAAATTCTTGTGTTCGATACTCAAACGTTTTGTGAAAGATGTGGCTCTGGAGAACAGGAGGATTCGCTACTTTTATGTGATGGATGTGATCTTGGATATCATACTTATTGCTTAAATCCAGTGCTCAATGCAGTCCCTTCGGGAAGATGGTATTGTCCCACTTGCTCAAGCAATGGTCTGCATagtgattatttaataaatagagaGTCTGTGTCACGAACCATTGAATATGTGCGTATTGTGAAAAGGGTACGACGTCAAAGAGGTTCTACTAGAACAGCCTCACATAAGAAACGGAGATCCAAGAAATTGACAAAAAGAcagagaaggaaaataaaacgTGATGTAAAAAAacgagaattaaaaaaaaaacgtgagGAAGCTTCTATTTTTGATGGCCCTGcaggattttctctttttagtGATCCAAATGGACTAATTAATATTGAGGATGATGAAGAGCATACACCTATCCCTTCCACATCCGTTATGACTCCTGCTGAGGCCTACAGGTCATTATTAGAAGCAAGCAAAAAGGACACTAAGAAAGTAATAGCAGCCGATGAAACGGGTTGTGATTTACTATCAACTATCATTGGTGAGTCCTCTAGCTGGAAAAAAACTGCTGTTAAACGTCAAACAGAATTTAATCCgagaaaggaaatatacacaaagAGTGAACATATTGCGGGTCCAAGCTCATCAGTAATATCAACCATGGCAAGTAGGAGCATCATGCTAAACAAAGAACTTGCAAAAAAGAAGGTGGCAACAGATAAAAAATCTCCAAACAAAGAATCCAATCCAGTCAAAAATAAGAATGTTAAAAAGAATCTAGACTACCTTTTCGAAAGTCCAGAAAACGAACCCTCAACTTCCAGCTCTAATTTGTCAAACGGTGTCACAGTAGCCCCAATAGAAAGTAAAATGACATCTTCAAgtgtaaaat GTAAAGAAAGTACAAATTCGATTGAAGTTATGAAGAACAAGAAAATGATTAGTCAGACAAGCAACAAACAATTGGAGTCCAAAGTTAAATTCCAAAACGAAATAGCAGCTactgttaaaaaatatctaaagcCTCAGTAtctcaaaaacataatttcaaagGAAAGCTATAAAATCATAATGTCCAAGTCTGTTGACAAGGTATACCAAGGAAGTAAGGATCGAACACAAAAATTATGcgaaaataatatcaaacacCTGGTTCTGGCGTATGTTGATAGATATAAAATTGATGATAGTAAAAGAGCTCAGGCctga
- the cni gene encoding protein cornichon has product MSFTFAAFSYIMALIVDAFLIFFAIYHIIAFDELKTDYKNPIDQCNNLNPLVPIEYGLHVFFNLLFLISEEFISLFINVPLIAYHIYRYQNRPVMSGFGLYDPTSIMNANTLNKCHREGWIKLAFYVLSFIYYIYGFIYSLVVST; this is encoded by the exons ATGTCGTTTACCTTTGCAGCTTTTTCCTACATCATGGCTCTCATTGTAGATGCCTTTCTCATCTTCTTCGCTATTTATCAC ATTATTGCATTTGACGAGTTGAAAACGGATTATAAGAACCCCATTGATCAGTGTAATAATCTGAATCCCCTGGTTCCCATCGAGTATGGACTTCACgtcttttttaatcttttatttctcaTATCTGAAGAGTTTATAAGTCTGTTTATAAATGTTCCGCTCATTGCATACCACATATACAG ATATCAAAATCGGCCTGTAATGTCAGGATTTGGTTTGTACGATCCCACAAGCATTATGAACGCCAATACTTTGAATAAATGCCACCGAGAGGGCTGGATCAAACTTGCATTCTACGTACTCTCTTTCATTTATTACATCTATGG ATTCATTTACTCTCTCGTCGTGTCCACGTag
- the LOC121132460 gene encoding importin subunit alpha-5 — translation MNRENRVKNYKNKGKDSEELRRRRTEVTVDLRKAKKEDALCKRRNVSLFEADGGPLSPINENKERTLSVEEISEGIIKDEDPGLQFKCVQSTRKILSKEKNPPINSFISTKNILPKLVECLSRSENPKLQFEAAWALTNIASGTSVHTKAVLDAGAVPHFINLISSPDEQVCEQAVWGLGNIAGDGPVMRDFVVNNGILKPLLRLTEQDHNVPFLRNVTWVVSNLCRNKDPYPPPEVTRLCLPVLAKLVHHTDNQVLADACWALSYVSDGSDDRIQYVVDAGVIPKLLHHMSTGVGSVLTPALRTIGNIVTGSDTQTDTVIAAGGLSALANLLRHEKMTTVKEATWAISNITAGNRNQIQKVIDENILPLIVQILAAGDFKAQKEAAWAVSNLTSCGSTEQTIVLLQTGVLKPLCDLLNTKDDLMVSVILDSITNVMSAAQSIGEVEKVGEIIEECGGLDKIESLQNHANDKIYEKALKIIQNFFSEGDDEDGNLAPEQNQNGFQFADPSTVPNGGGQGFQF, via the exons ATGAATCGTGAGAACCGTGTCAAGAACTATAAGAATAAAGGAAAGGACAGTGAG GAACTCCGGCGGAGACGGACGGAAGTGACTGTGGACCTACGTAAGGCGAAGAAGGAGGACGCCCTATGTAAGCGACGAAATGTGTCCTTGTTTGAGGCGGATGGAGGCCCCTTGAGTCCCATCAACGAGAACAAGGAGCGTACTCTGAGCGTGGAAGAGATAAGCGAAGGAATCATTAAGGATGAGGATCCCGGCCTCCAATTCAAGTGTGTGCAATCCACTCGCAAGATCCTCTCGAAGGAGAAGAACCCACCCATCAATAGTTTCATCAGTACGAAGAATATCCTTCCCAAGCTCGTGGAATGCTTGTCCCGATCGGAAAACCCCAAGCTCCAATTTGAAGCTGCCTGGGCACTCACGAATATTGCTTCTGGAACCTCTGTGCATACAAAAGCCGTGCTGGACGCGGGCGCCGTTCCCCATTTTATCAATCTGATTAGCTCCCCTGATGAGCAAGTCTGCGAACAGGCGGTTTGGGGTCTAGGAAACATTGCTGGGGATGGACCCGTCATGAGAGACTTCGTGGTTAACAACGGAATTCTGAAGCCCCTTCTCCGTCTGACGGAGCAGGACCACAACGTTCCCTTTTTGAGGAATGTGACGTGGGTCGTTTCCAATCTCTGCCGCAACAAGGATCCCTACCCTCCTCCAGAGGTTACACGACTCTGTCTTCCCGTCCTTGCTAAACTGGTCCATCACACGGATAATCAAGTTCTGGCAGATGCATGCTGGGCACTCTCATATGTCTCGGACGGATCTGATGATCGAATCCAGTATGTGGTAGATGCAGGTGTGATTCCTAAGCTCTTGCATCACATGTCCACAGGTGTAGGCAGTGTTCTCACTCCTGCACTCAGAACCATTGGAAATATTGTTACTGGAAGTGATACTCAGACAGATACGGTCATCGCCGCGGGTGGACTGTCTGCGCTAGCTAATTTGTTGAGGCACGAGAAAATGACCACTGTGAAGGAAGCCACTTGGGCCATCTCAAATATCACTGCTGGAAATagaaatcaaattcaaaaggTCATTGATGAGAACATTCTTCCACTCATCGTCCAAATTCTTGCTGCA GGAGATTTCAAAGCTCAGAAGGAAGCGGCTTGGGCAGTATCTAATTTGACGTCCTGTGGATCCACAGAACAGACGATTGTATTACTTCAAACAGGTGTCTTGAAACCCCTTTGTGATCTTCTTAATACAAAGGATGACCTTATGGTCAGTGTCATTCTCGATAGTATAACAAACGTTATGAGTGCTGCTCAAAGTATTGGCGAGGTTGAAAAGGTTGGAGAGATTATTGAGGAGTGTGGAGGTCTCGATAAAATCGAGTCACTTCAAAATCACgctaatgataaaatttatgaaaaggcTCTCAAgattattcaaaatttctttAGCGAG GGAGACGACGAGGATGGTAATCTTGCACCAgaacaaaatcaaaatggttTTCAATTTGCTGACCCTTCCACCGTCCCTAACGGGGGTGGTCAAGGATTTCAATTTtag
- the LOC121132459 gene encoding uncharacterized protein isoform X2 yields MIAASIFQGRLLTLSRVTLSLSKPILIINMSDSTSTTPRIPNWDLRYSEKEYAFGEGPNLFFKSELEKLTSGKLLLPAEGEGRNGVFAAKIGWDVIAFDKSVQGKVKAEALAQSQGVSLKYNICDIAEVSYENDQFDALGFIYLHFPKEDKKKNYQRLFPFLKKGGYVIAEMFSDKHLPYREKNPNVGGPHNFEFLFSRAEIEDIFEGFEILFLKEEIVDLKEGKYHNGTGSVFRLLALKK; encoded by the exons ATGATAGCAGCCAGTATATTTCAAGGAAGACTTTTAACTTTGTCCCGAGTCACATTATC tttgagtAAACCAAttctgataattaatatgtCTGATTCAACGAGTACGACACCTAGAATCCCTAATTGGGATCTACGATATTCCGAAAAGGAATATGCCTTCGGTGAAGgccctaatttattttttaagtctgAACTTGAAAAGTTAACATCAGGGAAACTCTTGTTACCTGCGGAGGGAGAGGGACGAAATGGAGTTTTTGCTGCTAAAATTGGATGGGATGTCATTGCCTTTGACAAAAGTGTTCAAGGGAAGGTGAAGGCAGAAGCTTTAGCTCAATCTCAGGGCGTTTCTTTAAAGTACAACATATGTGATATTGCTGAAGTTAGTTATGAAAATGATCAATTTGATGCTCTGGGTTTCATATACCTTCATTTTCCCAAAGAGGATAAAAAGAAGAACTATCAAAGACTgtttccatttttgaaaaaaggaggCTATGTTATAGCAGAAATGTTTAGTGACAAGCATCTACCATACCGAGAGAAAAATCCCAATGTTGGAGGAcctcataattttgaatttctattttCAAGGGCGGAAATAGAGGATATTTTCGAAGGATTTGAAATCTTGTTCTTGAAAGAAGAAATTGTTGACCTCAAAGAAGGAAAGTATCATAATGGAACAGGTTCAGTATTCCGTCTTCTTGCCTTGAAGAAGTGA
- the LOC121132459 gene encoding uncharacterized protein isoform X1, with amino-acid sequence MSDSTSTTPRIPNWDLRYSEKEYAFGEGPNLFFKSELEKLTSGKLLLPAEGEGRNGVFAAKIGWDVIAFDKSVQGKVKAEALAQSQGVSLKYNICDIAEVSYENDQFDALGFIYLHFPKEDKKKNYQRLFPFLKKGGYVIAEMFSDKHLPYREKNPNVGGPHNFEFLFSRAEIEDIFEGFEILFLKEEIVDLKEGKYHNGTGSVFRLLALKK; translated from the coding sequence atgtCTGATTCAACGAGTACGACACCTAGAATCCCTAATTGGGATCTACGATATTCCGAAAAGGAATATGCCTTCGGTGAAGgccctaatttattttttaagtctgAACTTGAAAAGTTAACATCAGGGAAACTCTTGTTACCTGCGGAGGGAGAGGGACGAAATGGAGTTTTTGCTGCTAAAATTGGATGGGATGTCATTGCCTTTGACAAAAGTGTTCAAGGGAAGGTGAAGGCAGAAGCTTTAGCTCAATCTCAGGGCGTTTCTTTAAAGTACAACATATGTGATATTGCTGAAGTTAGTTATGAAAATGATCAATTTGATGCTCTGGGTTTCATATACCTTCATTTTCCCAAAGAGGATAAAAAGAAGAACTATCAAAGACTgtttccatttttgaaaaaaggaggCTATGTTATAGCAGAAATGTTTAGTGACAAGCATCTACCATACCGAGAGAAAAATCCCAATGTTGGAGGAcctcataattttgaatttctattttCAAGGGCGGAAATAGAGGATATTTTCGAAGGATTTGAAATCTTGTTCTTGAAAGAAGAAATTGTTGACCTCAAAGAAGGAAAGTATCATAATGGAACAGGTTCAGTATTCCGTCTTCTTGCCTTGAAGAAGTGA
- the LOC121132458 gene encoding protein TAPT1 homolog: MSLWGQIRSEITREYILQNDEGRYTMRRRKMYAFMTIPLELETFMSYGILHCLDSFLFVFTFLPLRFISAVLSVFGRILVSIIGIKRTPMVQICRPAEKIDILRGTIIVLCVYFMAFFDTSMMYHIIKSQSVIKLYVFYNMLEVGDRLCSAFGQDTIDTLFWTATQPQKPRKHYISFIPLMFIALVYAFLHTLLILLQATTLNVAINAANKALLTIMMSNNFVELKSSVFKKFDKKNLFHVSCSDVRERFHLCALLFIVVVQTMKEYGWKEECFWSLAPECLMIMFVEFMVDWIKHAFITKFNEVSTDVYRDYTTSLAYDLAQSKQKSSSSDHSDWISRRMGFIPLPVGVVIIRVISTSVQIDTIQSVILLILAYISLLSCRILVFVLVMGKGCNLINEHKNKLYEEEFKNEEDKVCDILGPNSKVLDVQKPQPQEIIGNDTFLEKEDLVMTIDSHVRVRKRTITSPPPYCDDRLVNLNFGNTSVEGEKVEIMNSPRTLFVKNRSISTPDLIKRNVTEWPDSAVLKTNVSQM; this comes from the exons a TGTCTTTGTGGGGGCAAATTAGGAGTGAAATCACTCGTGAATACATACTGCAGAATGATGAAGGGCGCTATACGATGCGGCGTCGTAAAATGTACGCATTTATGACGATTCCGTTGGAATTGGAGACTTTTATGAGCTATGGAATCCTACATTGCCTGgattcctttttatttgtttttacattcCTACCTCTAAGATTTATTTCTGCAGTATTGTCAGTATTTGGGCGGATACTTGTATCTATCATAGG aataAAACGCACTCCAATGGTTCAAATATGTCGTCCAGCAGAGAAAATCGATATCCTCCGAGGAACTATCATtgttttatgtgtttattttatggCCTTCTTCGATACATCTATGATGTATCATATTATAAAGAGTCAATCCGTAATCAAATTATATGTGTTTTACAACATGCTTGAG GTGGGAGATCGCTTATGTTCAGCGTTTGGTCAAGACACCATTGATACCCTCTTTTGGACTGCAACTCAACCACAAAAACCAAGGAAGCATTATATTAGCTTTATTCCGCTTATGTTTATTGCCTTAGTCTATGCTTTCCTTCATACTTTGTTGATACTTTTACAAGCAACTACGCTTAATGTAGCTATCAACGCTGCAAACAAAGCCTTATTAACGATCATGATGTCCAATAAT TTTGTAGAGCTTAAAAGTTCTGTTTTTAAGAAATTCGATAAAAAGAATCTTTTCCATGTCTCGTGCAGTGATGTGAGGGAAAGATTCCATCTCTGTGCTCTCCTATTTATAGTCGTAGTTCAAACCATGAAGGAGTATGGATGGAAAGAAG AATGCTTTTGGTCCTTGGCCCCCGAGTGTTTAATGATCATGTTTGTTGAGTTTATGGTTGATTGGATCAAACATGCCTTTATTACCAAATTTAATGAGGTCTCCACGGATGTTTATCGGGACTATACTACATCCTTAGCTTATGATCTTGCTCAATCTAAACAAAAATCG tcaAGTTCGGATCATAGCGATTGGATATCTCGAAGAATGGGATTCATTCCTCTTCCTGTGGGTGTTGTTATTATTCGGGTGATAAGTACTTCAGTTCAAATTGATACCATACAGTCCGTAATTCTTCTCATATTGGCCTATATATCATTGCTGTCGTGTCG AATTCTAGTTTTTGTCCTTGTTATGGGTAAAGGTTGCAATCTAATAAACGAACATAAGAATAAGTTATATGAAGAAGAGTTCAAAAATGAAGAGGATAAAGTTTGTGATATTTTAGGGCCTAATTCAAAAGTTCTGGATGTGCAAAAGCCTCAACCTCAAGAAATAATAGGAAATGATACTTTCCTTGAGAAGGAGGATCTAGTAATGACCATCGATTCTCATGTGAGGGTTCGAAAAAGAACAATTACAAGCCCCCCGCCTTATTGTGATGATCGCCTTGTTAACTTAAATTTTGGAAACACGTCTGTCGAAGGagaaaaagtagaaataatGAATTCTCCTCGGACTCTTTTCGTTAAAAATCGATCCATATCGACGCCAGATCTAATCAAACGAAATGTAACGGAGTGGCCTGATTCTGCTGTGCTTAAAACCAATGTCTCTCAAATGTAa
- the usp gene encoding retinoic acid receptor RXR-alpha-B, producing MDPTPPTPNHLLNPGYMPQSPVDLKPDASLLLTTLSNPQSTPPSSAYPVGESMYGSQAPHPGVHGHARSTQSPPNNTYPPNHPLSGSKHFCSICGDRASGKHYGVYSCEGCKGFFKRTVRKELTYACRENRDCVIDKRQRNRCQYCRYMKCLDTGMKREAVQEERHRGSNGPNHNNNNNNNNNNSRNSEEVESSTSGGGGDMPIERIIEAEDVGEMKQDTSEFLLLDNNSSMSGGGSIGDMEIQRFGLAKKRIIHQLIEWAKLVPHFSELKVEDQVTLIRGGWNELLVAGLAFRSIKLNDGILLGNGTIVTRENAHEAGVGHIFDRVLVELIAKMKEMQMDKAELGCLRAIILFNPDAKGLSDVTKVENLREKVYATLEEYTRSVHENEPSRFAKLLLRLPALRSIGLKCLEHLFFYKLVGDYLNDGNPLEKFIQSLLEECC from the exons ATGGATCCCACCCCGCCAACCCCCAACCATCTATTGAATCCCGGGTATATGCCACAATCCCCCGTGGATCTGAAACCGGATGCTTCCCTCCTACTCACAACACTCTCTAACCCTCAATCCACTCCGCCCTCCTCTGCCTACCCCGTGGGTGAGTCCATGTACGGATCGCAGGCTCCTCACCCTGGAGTGCACGGACATGCTCGAAGCACGCAGTCTCCGCCAAATAATACATACCCTCCAAACCACCCCTTGTCAGGCTCCAAACACTTTTGTTCCATATGTGGGGATCGCGCCTCTGGGAAGCACTATGGGGTCTACTCCTGCGAGGGCTGCAAGGGCTTCTTCAAGCGAACGGTGCGCAAGGAGTTGACGTATGCATGCAGAGAAAATCGGGATTGTGTGATTGATAAGCGACAGAGGAATCGCTGTCAGTACTGTCGCTATATGAAATGTCTCGATACGGGAATGAAGAGAGAAGCCGTCCAGGAAGAACGACATCGAGGCTCTAATGGTCCTAatcacaacaacaacaacaataataataataataactcacGCAATAGTGAGGAAGTGGAGTCCTCTACAAGCGGAGGGGGCGGGGATATGCCCATCGAGAGGATCATTGAGGCAGAAGATGTGGGGGAAATGAAACAAGATACGAGTGAGTTCCTTCTCTTGGACAACAATAGCAGCATGAGTGGAGGGGGTTCTATTGGGGATATGGAAATACAAAGGTTTGGATTGGCCAAGAAAAGAATTATTCACCAACTCATTGAATGGGCAAAACTTGTACCTCACTTCTCAGAGCTTAAAGTTGAAGATCAG GTAACACTTATTCGTGGGGGTTGGAACGAGTTGCTAGTTGCGGGTTTAGCTTTTCGCTCGATTAAATTAAATGATGGTATTCTTTTGGGAAACGGTACTATTGTTACTCGGGAAAATGCGCATGAAGCGGGTGTTGGACATATATTCGATCGTGTCCTAGTTGAACTCATCGCCAAAATGAAGGAAATGCAAATg GACAAAGCGGAATTGGGATGTCTACGAGCCATCATACTCTTCAATCCTGATGCTAAAGGACTCTCAGATGTTACTAAAGTTGAAAATTTAAGAGAAAAGGTATATGCGACTCTCGAAGAATATACCCGTTCTGTTCATGAGAATGAGCCAAGTCGATTTGCTAAACTTCTTTTGCGGTTACCTGCTCTAAGATCTATTGGACTAAAATGCTTAgaacatctatttttttacaaattggtGGGTGACTATTTAAATGATGGGAATCCATTAGAAAAGTTTATTCAATCTTTACTGGAAGAGTGCTGCTGA
- the IscU gene encoding iron-sulfur cluster assembly scaffold protein IscU — protein sequence MSLLSPLRTLAQRNLQKGILVRSYHDKVIDHYENPRNVGKLNAKNKNVGTGLVGAPACGDVMKLQIEVDDDGKIVDAKFKTFGCGAAIASSSLATEWIKGKQINEASSIKNSDIAKELSLPPVKLHCSMLAEDAIQAALKDYKQKNTA from the exons ATGTCCCTCTTATCACCACTTCGTACCTTGGCTCAACGTAATTTACAAAAGGGAATCTTAGTCAGGAGTTATCATGACAAG GTGATTGATCATTACGAGAATCCTCGAAATGTTGGGAAATTAAACGCAAAGAACAAAAATGTGGGCACTGGTTTAGTGGGTGCTCCCGCCTGCGGGGACGTCATGAAGTTACAAATCGAAGTTGACGATGATGGAAAGATCGTTGATGCCAAATTCAAGACATTTGGTTGCGGCGCGGCCATCGCATCTAGCTCTTTGGCTACTGAATGGATTAAAGGCAaacaa ataaatgAGGCTTCATCCATCAAGAACTCGGATATTGCAAAGGAACTGTCTTTGCCACCCGTCAAATTACATTGTTCAA TGTTGGCTGAAGATGCAATCCAAGCGGCGTTGAAGGACTACAAACAGAAGAACACTGCATGA